The following are encoded together in the Candidatus Rokuibacteriota bacterium genome:
- a CDS encoding (2Fe-2S)-binding protein produces MSDLVPIRLTVNGQLREGRCETRKLLVDFLREDLGLTGTHVGCEHGVCGACTVLVNGEAARSCLMLAVQANGADLLTIEGLMKDGRLHPLQEAFHEHHGLQCGFCTPGMLLTALDLLQTNPRPTEAEIRQGLSAVLCRCTGYQGIVKAVEAAAASLRGTR; encoded by the coding sequence GTGTCCGATCTCGTCCCGATCCGGTTGACGGTCAACGGCCAGCTGCGCGAGGGGCGTTGCGAGACGCGAAAACTCCTGGTCGACTTTCTCCGGGAAGACCTGGGGCTGACCGGGACTCATGTCGGCTGCGAGCACGGCGTCTGCGGCGCCTGCACGGTGCTCGTGAACGGCGAGGCGGCCCGCTCGTGCCTCATGCTGGCGGTTCAGGCGAACGGCGCAGACCTGCTGACGATCGAGGGGCTGATGAAGGACGGCAGGCTTCATCCGCTCCAGGAGGCCTTTCACGAGCACCACGGCCTTCAGTGCGGCTTCTGCACGCCCGGCATGCTGCTCACGGCGCTCGATCTGCTCCAGACCAATCCCCGACCGACCGAGGCCGAGATCCGTCAGGGCCTCTCCGCGGTGCTCTGCCGCTGCACCGGCTACCAGGGCATCGTCAAGGCGGTGGAGGCCGCCGCCGCCTCGCTTCGCGGCACCCGCTGA
- a CDS encoding TIGR03618 family F420-dependent PPOX class oxidoreductase: MPREAELAPQIEQFLHDNPQGVLTSFRRNGLPQLSIVTVYPREGGVGISITENRMKFKNLLRDPRCSVLVSHADWWSGFLVFEGQAELTHSGNSDPETLRRARRHIFSATTRRRSADWDEYDRITEADKRVAMVLRPDHVYGTALARMREALKK; encoded by the coding sequence ATGCCGAGAGAAGCCGAGCTGGCTCCCCAAATCGAGCAGTTCCTCCATGACAACCCGCAGGGCGTGCTGACCTCGTTCAGGCGGAACGGCCTGCCCCAGCTCAGCATTGTCACCGTGTACCCCCGAGAGGGCGGGGTGGGCATCTCCATCACGGAGAACCGGATGAAGTTCAAGAACCTGCTCCGCGACCCTCGCTGCTCAGTCCTGGTCTCTCACGCCGATTGGTGGTCGGGGTTCTTGGTGTTCGAGGGCCAGGCGGAGCTCACCCACTCCGGCAACAGCGACCCCGAGACACTCCGCAGGGCCCGCCGACACATCTTCAGCGCCACCACGCGGCGGCGCAGCGCGGACTGGGACGAGTACGACCGGATCACGGAGGCCGACAAGCGCGTCGCGATGGTCCTGCGGCCCGACCATGTGTACGGCACCGCCCTGGCCCGCATGCGTGAGGCGCTGAAGAAATAG